The Polyangium aurulentum genomic interval GCACCTGCGGGGACAGGGCGAGCGGGTCCTCGCCGTGACGGGCTCGAGCCACGCGGCGTGCGTGGAGCCAGCCCTGCGAGAAGATGGGGGAAAACGGTAGTGTGCCCTTCCCCGCCCGCCCGTTCCGATCCATCCTTCCCTCGGGGGAAAGTCGCATGACGCAGGAGCTTTCGAGGCGGGACGTGCTCATCGCGGCCGCGGCCGGCGCGGCGATGGCCGCGGGCGGCGGGTGCGAGGCGACGAGCGGCGGGGGAGCAGGGGGAGGCGGAAAGATGAGCGACGCGGCGGGCGCGAAGTCGGATCGGGGGGGCAAGACGGTGGGGCTGCGGCCGCTCGGGCGCACGGGCGTCCTGGTCGAGCCGGTCTCGCTGGGCGGCGAGGGCATCCTGCGCACGTGGAATCGCGCGGCGGAGGCGGTGCCCGTGATCCTCGAGGCGCTGAAGCTAGGCGTGCGTTATTGCGACACGGCCCCGGCCTACGCGGGCTCGCAGGACTATTACGGCGAGGCCTTCCGGCAGGCGGGCCCGGGCGCGCGCGACAAGATCTTCCTGGCCTCGAAGACGCACGAGCGCTCGCGCGACGGGTCGCTGCGCCTGCTCGATCAGAGCCTGAAGCGCCTGGGCACGAACCGCCTCGACCTGTGGCAATTGCACGACCTGCGCGAGAAATCCGAGCTCGACGAGATCTTCCGCAAGGGCGGCGCCATCGAGGCCGTGGAGGCGGCGAAGGCGGACGGGCGCATTCGGTTCGTCGGGATCACCGGCCATCACGATCCGGCGATCCTGGTGGAGGCGATGAAGCGTTACGCGTTCGATACGGTGCTGTGCGCGATCAATCCCTCGGACCCGGCGCGCTCGCCATTCTTGACGACGGTGGTGCCCGAGGCGCGAAAGCGCGGGATGGGCATCATCGGCATGAAGGTGATGGCCGCGGGGCAGATCCTCCAGGACGGGACGGCGACGCCGGAGGAGCTGATCGGGTATGCGGCGTCGTATGCGGACACCGTGATCATCGGCTGCAAGACGCGCGGGGAGGTGCGGGAGAACCTCGCCGCCGGCCACGCGCTCAGGCCGCGCACGAAGGACGAGCTGCTGGCGCTCGAGCAGCGGCTCGCGCCGAAAGCGGCGCGATACGATTATTACAAGGCCTGATGACGAGCCTGTTGCCGCGAGCCCGCCGCTGCGATTATCTCGGCTCACGATGACCGAGCCCGCCTCCCCCGCGCACGACCCCGAGATCGCCGCCAAGGTCCGCACCATCGTCGCCGAGGCCCTCGCGATCGACCCGGCGGCGGTGAGGAACGAGTCGCTGCTCATGGCCGACCTCGGGGCCGAGTCGCTCGATTACCTGGACATCGTGTTCAAGATCGAGCGCACGTTCGGCATCCAGATCACCCGCGGCGAGATGGCGCGTGCGGCGCGCGGCGACATGAGCGACGAGGAGTTCGCTCCCGGCGGCGTCATCTCCGACAAGGGCCTCGAGCGCCTGCGCGACCTGATGCCCGAGGCGAAGGACCGCATCGTGCCGGGCCTGCGCGCCATGCAGATCCTGGGGCTGTTCTCGGTGCAGACCTTCGTGAACCTGGTCGCCGCCAAGAAGCGCGGCGTGACCGTTTGAGGGTCAAAGGCCGCCGTCGATCACGACCTGCCCCCCGGTCATGAACGAGTTGTCGTCGGACACGAGCCAGGCCGCGAAATCCGCCACCTCTTCGAGCGTCCCGAGCCTGCGGAGCGCGGCCTGCGCGACGTAGCTGTCGACGCGGTGCCTGGGCAATCGCTCGGACAGGCCCGCCTCGAGCAGCCCTGGGACGAGGCAGTTCACCGCGACGCCATAGCGGCCGACCTCCTTCGCGAGCGCCATCGAAAAGCCGACGAGCGCCGCCTTGGAGGCCGCGTAGTGGACGGGCGCTTCGAGGACCCGATCCGCGCCGAAGGAGCCCACGTTGAGGATGTGGCCTTTCTTCGTCCGGATCATCGATTTGAGCGCCGCGCGCGAGAACAGATACGGGCCCTTCACGTTCGTATCCATGACCGCGTCCCACTCGTCCTCTTCGAGCAGCGCGATCGGCAGGACCTGCGTGAGGGCCGCGTTGTTCACGAGCACGTCGATGCCGCCCCAGGCGACCTCGACGGCCTTCACCGTGGCCGCGACGTGCGCGCGATCGGCGACCGAGCCCTGGAACGCGAGCGACGCTGCGCCCGTCGCTTCGAGCAGGCGCCGGGTCTCCTCGGCCTCGTTCTGCCGCTCGTGAAAGGTGAACGCCACGCGCGCCCCGGCCCGCGCGAGCGCGAGGCAGATGGCGCGGCCCAGGTTTCGCGAGCCGCCCGTCACCAGGCAGCGCTTGCCGTCGAGCTTCACGGTCATCGCACGCGCCCCCGGCCGAGCTGCACGAGCGGCGTGCGCGCCTCCCGCACGAAGCGCGCGTCGCGCTCGCGGTAGAGGATGTTGTACGCGCACGAAGGGACGTTCGAGCCGTCGGGGCCTGGCATTCCCACGCAGCAGCGGCGGATGCGATCGGTGTCGAAGGTCTCCTCGTCCATGTGCGTGTGGATGTAGATCGCCTTCGTGTGCGCCTCCGCGATGCGCATGCGGCTCGCCTCGTCCGTGCCCGGCGCGAACATGCGGCGGACGAGATCTTTGAGCGCCGAGAGCACCTGGTCGGCCTCGTCGCACGCGATGTCACCGGCCCAGAGGCGGTTGATCACGTCCGAGAGGATCTCCTCCATCTCCGGCCCGGGCACCATGTAGAGCGCGAGCGAGAGCAGCCCGCGCAGATCCTCGCGGCCCATGAAGCGCGCGAACGAGAGCCACCGGCCGTCTTCGAGGCGCAGCAGATACGCGATCTGGTAGCAGAGCGGGTGCGCGAGCGGCGAGGGGACGAAGTCGCTCGCCCGCAGGAGCCCGCCGGTCTGTCGCTCGAGATCGGCGAGGACGTCGGCCGTCGTGTAGCGCGCGGCGCGGTCGAAGTCGGCGCCGCTCTGGCCGGTGAAGGTCATCGGGTGAAACTCGACCGAGCGGATGAACTCCTTCGACAGGGCGAGTTCGACGAAGGCGCCGAGCTCGTGGTCGTTGAGGCCGCGCGCGAGCACGGGCAGGAGGGTCGTGCCCACGCCGTGCTTCTCGCACAGCTCGAGCACGCGCATCTTGGCGGCGAGGTGGTTGCCGCCGAGCATCTTCTTGTTCGCGTCCGCCTCGAACGAGTCGAAGGAGAGGATGACCCGCGCGTCCATGCGCGCGAGCCGCTCGAGCAGGGCCTCGTCGCGCAGAAAGCGCAGGCCGTGCGTGGAGAGGGTGACGCGGCGGACGCCGGCCTCGACGCACATCTCGAGCAGCCGCTCGAGCCCGGGGTGCTGCGTGGGCTCGCCGCCCGTGATGTTGATGATGCGGCGATCGGGCGCGATGCGCTCGAGGTGCCCGAGGATGGCGCGAAGCTCGTCCTCGGACATGTGATAGGCGCCGTCGTTCTTGTTGTGCGTGTAGCAGATCGGGCAGTCGAGATCGCACTTCGAGGTGATCGGCACGACGG includes:
- a CDS encoding acyl carrier protein, which encodes MTEPASPAHDPEIAAKVRTIVAEALAIDPAAVRNESLLMADLGAESLDYLDIVFKIERTFGIQITRGEMARAARGDMSDEEFAPGGVISDKGLERLRDLMPEAKDRIVPGLRAMQILGLFSVQTFVNLVAAKKRGVTV
- a CDS encoding SDR family NAD(P)-dependent oxidoreductase encodes the protein MTVKLDGKRCLVTGGSRNLGRAICLALARAGARVAFTFHERQNEAEETRRLLEATGAASLAFQGSVADRAHVAATVKAVEVAWGGIDVLVNNAALTQVLPIALLEEDEWDAVMDTNVKGPYLFSRAALKSMIRTKKGHILNVGSFGADRVLEAPVHYAASKAALVGFSMALAKEVGRYGVAVNCLVPGLLEAGLSERLPRHRVDSYVAQAALRRLGTLEEVADFAAWLVSDDNSFMTGGQVVIDGGL
- a CDS encoding aldo/keto reductase — encoded protein: MTQELSRRDVLIAAAAGAAMAAGGGCEATSGGGAGGGGKMSDAAGAKSDRGGKTVGLRPLGRTGVLVEPVSLGGEGILRTWNRAAEAVPVILEALKLGVRYCDTAPAYAGSQDYYGEAFRQAGPGARDKIFLASKTHERSRDGSLRLLDQSLKRLGTNRLDLWQLHDLREKSELDEIFRKGGAIEAVEAAKADGRIRFVGITGHHDPAILVEAMKRYAFDTVLCAINPSDPARSPFLTTVVPEARKRGMGIIGMKVMAAGQILQDGTATPEELIGYAASYADTVIIGCKTRGEVRENLAAGHALRPRTKDELLALEQRLAPKAARYDYYKA
- a CDS encoding radical SAM protein, which encodes MIERALIDTTTSLCRACKRSVPAEIIRADGKVFMRKTCEAHGPEEVLLSSDAAWYEDTIAHGSTLTRPASPKPVAAGCPYDCGPCEQHEQRNHLPVVPITSKCDLDCPICYTHNKNDGAYHMSEDELRAILGHLERIAPDRRIINITGGEPTQHPGLERLLEMCVEAGVRRVTLSTHGLRFLRDEALLERLARMDARVILSFDSFEADANKKMLGGNHLAAKMRVLELCEKHGVGTTLLPVLARGLNDHELGAFVELALSKEFIRSVEFHPMTFTGQSGADFDRAARYTTADVLADLERQTGGLLRASDFVPSPLAHPLCYQIAYLLRLEDGRWLSFARFMGREDLRGLLSLALYMVPGPEMEEILSDVINRLWAGDIACDEADQVLSALKDLVRRMFAPGTDEASRMRIAEAHTKAIYIHTHMDEETFDTDRIRRCCVGMPGPDGSNVPSCAYNILYRERDARFVREARTPLVQLGRGRVR